A single region of the Candidatus Sungiibacteriota bacterium genome encodes:
- a CDS encoding VWA domain-containing protein has product MFSGLELFFSRYFETPEVLLLILLLVLSLIVSRRSRVSVSSRTLFQLLPRSCFTRALFLLGPLFLFLGTSSGIVALAKPRSAIVERINREVSGQIAILIDDISGSMGMQAKSGKSRLEVLKVANEIFLNEFCREKIKGEGLGLNMAGLVVFDSDAQVLVRPTTDCNLVRRAVRSLKDTTSTSVEQGLWAGLKLLLIFADKERIIPLTELTEIQTSLKERAVRIPQRRQEFCEKNQGLSLLLFTDGDFAIAGSRQALLQERETTRGGYFKINPFHVLDLAKALCIKTYFWSMNEIWPAFEEAFSNPPGTGEAMLVSDLDERTLGDLYRRVAEKERGGFVIQEVTTYNPLRRYFIAGALVGILCGAFLTGLGRLLVHSGRARK; this is encoded by the coding sequence ATGTTTTCTGGCCTTGAGCTCTTTTTCTCCCGTTACTTTGAGACACCAGAGGTTCTTTTACTGATTCTTTTGTTGGTTTTATCACTGATAGTTAGCAGAAGGTCCAGAGTCAGCGTAAGTTCCCGGACACTTTTTCAGCTATTACCGCGCTCGTGTTTTACACGAGCTCTGTTTTTGCTAGGACCGCTGTTTTTGTTTCTGGGCACCTCCTCGGGTATTGTGGCTTTGGCCAAACCCCGCAGTGCTATAGTTGAGCGGATAAATCGTGAGGTCAGCGGGCAGATCGCTATTCTTATTGACGACATCTCCGGCAGTATGGGCATGCAGGCAAAAAGCGGAAAGTCTCGACTAGAAGTTCTCAAGGTTGCCAACGAAATTTTCCTGAACGAATTCTGTCGGGAAAAGATTAAAGGAGAAGGACTTGGTCTGAACATGGCGGGGCTTGTAGTTTTTGACTCTGATGCCCAAGTTTTAGTTAGACCTACCACTGATTGTAATTTGGTAAGAAGGGCGGTGCGGTCTTTAAAAGATACAACATCTACATCCGTTGAACAGGGCCTTTGGGCCGGGCTTAAACTTCTTTTGATTTTTGCTGATAAGGAACGAATCATACCCCTGACAGAGCTTACAGAAATTCAGACCTCGCTCAAAGAGCGGGCGGTTCGCATACCGCAGCGCCGCCAAGAGTTTTGTGAAAAAAATCAAGGTCTTTCCCTACTACTTTTTACTGATGGCGATTTCGCGATAGCCGGAAGCAGGCAAGCCTTATTACAGGAGCGCGAGACCACACGCGGAGGATACTTTAAAATAAATCCCTTCCACGTTCTTGACCTGGCCAAGGCTCTCTGTATAAAAACTTATTTTTGGAGCATGAATGAGATTTGGCCGGCTTTTGAGGAGGCGTTTTCCAACCCTCCCGGCACCGGAGAAGCAATGCTGGTCTCGGATCTTGACGAACGTACTCTGGGAGATTTGTACCGCAGAGTTGCAGAAAAGGAACGTGGAGGGTTTGTTATTCAGGAAGTAACGACTTATAATCCCCTAAGAAGATATTTTATAGCAGGTGCGCTGGTGGGTATACTTTGCGGGGCATTTCTTACGGGTCTGGGTCGGCTCCTTGTTCATAGCGGGAGGGCAAGAAAATGA